The DNA region CGCGTTTAGAGTTAAACCTGATGATGACGCTCTGCGTCGGAGGGTTTTCACCTGCCCCGTCTGTGGGTTCTCTCTGGATAGGGATTTTGTTGCGGTGTTGAACTTGCTGGGGCTGTTTCCGTTCAGTCCGAAGGCCAATGAAGTGTTGGGAGAGGAACCGGTGGTCCCAGTGAACCTGACACTTGAGGCTAACCTCCTGCACCACAGGAACTCGTTAGTAGTGATTAGTCAAGGAATGCAACAAAAATAGGTGCAGGAGGAAACGGTTTCACGAGATATACTGAAAGTTGCCAAAGTCTATGAGAAATTTGGAATAAAGTTCCATAATATCTCAAAGGATGGGGAGGTTTTAATTAGTGGCTTTAAGAATCAAACGTTGTTTAATGAGGTCCATTCATCAGGACTTTTTGTTTCTGGATTTGGGGATTTGAAATTAAGCAATCATGCGGACTTTTGGGAGCTTATAAGAATAATTGAGACAGTTAAACCTGAGAAGATCTATACTCGCTATGGATATGCTGGAGAATTTGCTAGAATCCTGAGAGGTTTGGAGTATGATGCTAAACCATTAGAAGATGTTCTTTTTTCGGGAGAATTAATTTAAAGAGGGGAAAATCAGAGAGATTCTAAATATTCAGCATACTTTTCAGCTACCATGAGCTCGTTTAGTTCTTCTTCTAGGTTGCTTGGTTTTATCTTGACAATCCACGCTTCATAGGGTTCTTCGTTGATTTTTTCTGGGGTATCTTCGAGTTCTTCATTAACTTCGATAATCTCCCCACTAACTGGTGCATAAACTTCACTTACTGCCTTGACACTCTCTACTTCACAAAGAACATCGCCTTTTGAAACTTCTTTTCCAATTTCGGGGAGCTCTACATAGGCTAAATCGCCAAGTTCTTT from Thermococcus sp. MV5 includes:
- the gcvH gene encoding glycine cleavage system protein GcvH, producing the protein MIEVGEYKVKEGLYYTKDHEWAQVMEDGTVLIGISDYAQKELGDLAYVELPEIGKEVSKGDVLCEVESVKAVSEVYAPVSGEIIEVNEELEDTPEKINEEPYEAWIVKIKPSNLEEELNELMVAEKYAEYLESL